From Lysinibacillus sp. SGAir0095, the proteins below share one genomic window:
- a CDS encoding MoxR family ATPase, which translates to MHRQVEAIIKNIEKVMIGKREVAELSVVALLSGGHVLLEDVPGVGKTMMVKALAKSVSAEFKRIQFTPDLLPSDVIGVSIYNPKTLQFEFRPGPIIGNIILADEINRTSPKTQSALLESMEEASVTIEGETLQIKKPFFVMATQNPIEYEGTYPLPEAQLDRFLLKIKMGYPSAQEEVEVLRRASNSEPIVHLSPVISIDELLELQEEVRNVYIEDSVKSYIVQLARATRNVSEVYLGVSPRASIALMRAAKAYAKMQDRDYVNPDDVQYLAPFVFGHRIILKPEARYEGITAEGIVNRIIEKSVIPIKRYAEQ; encoded by the coding sequence ATGCATAGACAAGTTGAAGCGATCATAAAAAATATAGAAAAAGTAATGATAGGAAAGCGTGAAGTAGCAGAATTAAGTGTTGTTGCACTTCTATCAGGAGGACATGTTCTGCTTGAGGATGTGCCAGGGGTCGGAAAGACAATGATGGTAAAAGCTTTAGCAAAATCAGTAAGCGCAGAATTTAAACGTATACAATTTACACCGGATTTACTTCCATCTGATGTAATCGGTGTTTCCATATATAATCCGAAAACGCTCCAGTTTGAGTTTCGTCCAGGGCCGATTATCGGAAATATTATTTTGGCAGATGAAATTAACCGTACCTCTCCTAAAACACAATCTGCTCTTCTAGAAAGTATGGAAGAAGCTTCTGTAACGATAGAGGGAGAGACATTGCAAATTAAAAAGCCGTTTTTTGTAATGGCAACACAAAATCCAATTGAATATGAAGGTACATATCCATTGCCTGAAGCACAATTAGATCGTTTTTTGCTAAAAATTAAAATGGGCTATCCTTCCGCACAAGAAGAGGTTGAAGTATTACGTCGTGCTTCCAATTCTGAACCAATTGTTCATTTATCGCCGGTCATCTCTATAGACGAGCTTTTAGAACTTCAAGAGGAAGTGAGGAATGTATATATTGAAGATTCGGTTAAGAGCTATATTGTGCAACTTGCAAGAGCAACAAGGAATGTAAGTGAAGTGTATCTAGGTGTAAGTCCACGTGCCTCTATTGCCTTAATGAGAGCGGCTAAAGCCTATGCAAAAATGCAGGACCGTGATTATGTGAATCCGGATGACGTCCAGTATTTAGCGCCATTTGTATTTGGACATCGTATTATCTTAAAGCCTGAAGCGAGATATGAAGGTATCACTGCAGAAGGAATAGTCAATCGAATCATAGAGAAATCTGTTATTCCGATTAAAAGGTATGCTGAGCAATGA
- a CDS encoding DUF58 domain-containing protein encodes MKKLKTYLRSGGRFTATLLLAVITFSYAMFQGGFVSWFVFYSLTPFLLYSLLFSFAPIKIEEVHREITPSKLHRGDSAKVTVSFRNTTWIPLIFMTVQEIGIDSKFKGSFNQIYFVGWKRKFEWSYELDDLKRGKMQFEGIRFIFTDFFGWTIRTKVVEENKSLVILPKISTIKYKPLQMQFEHGGVAAPFSMVKDTSLVTGIRDYQSGDKYSWIHWKSFAKNETLRTKEFEDRQTQDIFLAIEQSSTKNFEHAVDLTASILQSVIKNHGDISFLSTGEKKEIFPKLKSQSRLEKVMQHLAVIEPDSKQSIDSILGNEMGLINSATLVLVTGELSKELKDFFVNSSKFARGIVCFVVSDQKEKVIEKRLSVGNVKVIHITDDQFENAFTEVMKP; translated from the coding sequence ATGAAAAAGCTGAAAACTTACCTGCGCAGTGGAGGAAGGTTTACAGCCACTCTTTTGCTGGCAGTTATCACATTTAGTTATGCGATGTTTCAAGGCGGTTTTGTCAGTTGGTTTGTTTTCTATTCTTTAACACCATTTTTACTTTACTCGCTTCTCTTTTCCTTTGCGCCCATTAAGATTGAAGAGGTGCATCGAGAAATAACGCCTTCTAAGCTTCATCGCGGTGATTCTGCAAAAGTAACGGTTAGCTTTCGGAATACAACTTGGATTCCGCTTATATTTATGACTGTTCAAGAAATTGGGATTGATAGTAAATTTAAAGGAAGCTTCAATCAAATCTACTTTGTTGGATGGAAACGCAAATTTGAATGGTCCTATGAATTGGACGACTTGAAGCGAGGTAAAATGCAATTCGAAGGTATTCGATTTATCTTTACAGACTTTTTTGGATGGACTATCCGTACAAAAGTTGTTGAAGAAAATAAATCGCTAGTTATCTTGCCCAAAATATCAACAATTAAATATAAACCATTACAAATGCAATTTGAACATGGTGGAGTAGCCGCACCTTTTTCGATGGTAAAAGATACATCACTAGTAACGGGAATAAGAGATTACCAATCTGGGGATAAGTATTCATGGATACACTGGAAATCCTTTGCCAAAAATGAAACCTTGCGTACGAAGGAATTTGAAGATCGTCAAACCCAGGATATCTTTCTTGCAATTGAACAGTCTTCAACTAAGAATTTTGAACATGCTGTGGATTTAACGGCTTCTATCCTGCAAAGTGTCATCAAAAATCATGGTGACATTTCTTTTTTATCAACAGGTGAAAAAAAGGAGATATTTCCAAAACTAAAGTCCCAAAGTCGGCTAGAAAAAGTAATGCAACATTTAGCTGTCATCGAACCAGATTCAAAACAGTCGATTGATTCCATTCTTGGGAATGAAATGGGGTTAATCAATTCTGCTACTTTAGTACTTGTCACCGGAGAGCTTTCCAAAGAATTGAAGGACTTTTTTGTGAATAGTTCCAAATTTGCAAGGGGTATTGTTTGTTTTGTTGTTTCTGATCAGAAAGAAAAAGTTATAGAAAAACGATTGAGTGTGGGGAATGTAAAAGTAATTCATATTACAGATGATCAATTTGAAAATGCATTCACGGAGGTGATGAAGCCGTGA